From the Phaseolus vulgaris chloroplast, complete genome genome, the window AGCTGTTGTTCCCCTCCCAAGGGTAGGTTCTTACGCGTTACTCACCCGTCCGCCACTGGAAACACCACTTCCCGTCCGACTTGCATGTGTAAGGCATGCCGCCAGCGTTCATCCTGAGCCAGGATCGAACTCTCCATGAGATTCCTAGTTGCATTACTTATAGCTTCCTTGTTCGTAGACAAAGCTGATTCGGAATTCTCTTTCATTCCAAGGCATCACCTGTATCCAGGCGATTCATATTCGACTGGAGTTCGCTCCCAGAAATATAGCCCCCCCGCCCTTCGTGCAATCCCACGAGCCTCTTATCCATTCTCAATTATTATATTATTGATTCGATCAATTCTTATTCGATCACGGCATCCAAATAGAAAAACTTACATTGGGTTTAGGGATAATCAGGCTCGAACTGATAACTTCCACCACGTCAAGGTGACACTCTACCGCTGAGTTATATCCCTTCCCTTGCCTCCATCGAGAAATAGAACTGACTAATCCTAAGGCAAAGGGTCAAGAAACTCAACGCCACTATTCTTAAACAACTTCTTGGAGTTAGGCTTTCTTTTCACACTATTACGGATACGAAAATTCTGGGAAAAATTGTATTCAATTGTCACCTGCTCCTATCGGAAATAGGATTGACCACGGATTCGAGAAATAGCACATGATTTCATAAAACCATATGATTTTCCCGATCTAAATAAAGCAGGTTTTCCATGAAGAAGATTTGGCTAAGCATGTTCTATTCGATACGGGTAGGAGAAGAACCGGACTCGATTTTCTTAAAAAATAGAGAAATCAGAACCAAGTCAAGATGATACGGATCAACCCCTCCTCTTGCGTTCTTGCGCCAAAGATCTTACCATTTCCGAAGTAACTGGAGTTCTATCTATTTTTCCATTTCAATTCAAGAGTTCTTATGTGTTTCCATGCCCCTTCGAGACCCCGCAAAAATGGACAAATTGCTTTTTTTAGGAACATACATATATTCATTACCACAAAAAGGATAAAGGTAACCCCACCATTAACTACTTCAATTTAATAGTAATAAAAAGACATGCCCTACCAAGACAGAATTTGTAACTTGCTATACTCTTGCCTAGCAGGCAAAGATGTACTTCCGTGGAAAGGATGATTCATTCAGATCGACATGAGAGTATAACCACATTGCATTGCCAGAACCCATGTTGTATATTTGAAAAAGGTTGACCTCCTTGCTTCTCTCATGTTACAATCCTCTTGCCGCCGAGCTCCCTTTCTCCTCGGTCCACAGAGACAAAATGTAAGACTGGCGCCAACAGTTCATCACGAAAGAAAGGACTAGCTGAGCCGAGATCACTAACTAAAACGAATTGAATACTAATAGAAAATACTAATCGAATAGAAATAGAACTGTCTTTTCATATAGATATCCCTTCAACACAACATAGGTCATCGAAAGGATCTCGAAGACCCACCAACGCACGAAAGCTGGGATCTTTCAGAAAATAGATTCCTATTCGAAGGGTGCATAACCGCATGGATAAGCTCACACTAACCCGTCAATTTGGGATTCAATTCGGTTCCGAGGTATCGGGAAGGAATTGGAATGTAATCATATCGATTCATCCAGATACAGAAGAAAGAGTTCTCTATTGATTCAAACGCTCTACCTACGAGATAGGGATAGAGAAAGAGGAAAAAACCGAGGATTTCACATAGTACTTTTGATCGAAAAATCGATCTGATTTTTTTCGTACTTTTCGCTCAATGATGAAATGGGTCAGATTCTACAGGACCAAACCTTGTGGGAGTTAAGGAATGATGAAAGAAAAGAAAAAAAGAAAGTAAATCAAAATGCAGTAGAAGAGTCCTGATTCCAAACGAAAAAATTCAAACTTGATTGAAAAGGATCTTTCTGATTATTGAAGAATGGGGCAAAAGGATTGATCGCGAAAGATTTCTTGTTCTTATTAGAAGATCGTGATTGGATCCACATATGTTTGGTAAAAAGAAAGAAAAAATCTTCTTCTTTTAGAATAATAAAAAGGAAAGTGTTCAATTGGAACATGAAAACGTGACTGAATTGGTCCTAGTTACTCTTCGGAACGGAATAGAAGAAGGGGAGAGATTCTCGAACCGAACTAGGAAACGGATCCAATGACTTCAAAAAAAATTGAACGAGGAGCCATATGAAGTGAAAATCTCATGTACGGTTCTGTAGAGTGGCAGTAAGGGTGACTTATCTGTCAACTTTTCCACTATTACACCCAAAAAACCAAACTCTGCCTTACGTAAAGTTGCCAGAGTACGTTTAACCTCTGGATTTGAAATTACTGCTTATATACCCGGTATTGGCCATAATTTACAAGAACATTCTGTAGTCCTAGTAAGAGGGGGGAGGGTTAAAGATTTACCCGGTGTGAGATATCACATTGTTCGAGGAACCCTAGATGCTGTCGGAGTAAAGGATCGTCAACAAGGGCGTTCTAGTGCGTTGTAGATTCTTATCCAAGACTTGTATCATTTGAAAATGCCATGTGAATCGCTAGAAACATGTAAAGTGTATGGCTAACCCAATAACGAAAGTTTCGTAAGGGAACTGGAGCAGGCTACCATGAGACAAAAGATTTTCTTTCTAAAGAAATTCGATTCGGAACTATGATATGTCCAAGGTCCAATATGGAAAGAATTTCAGAGGTTTTCCTTGACTTTGTCCGTGTCAACAAACAATTCGAAATGCCTCGACTTTTTTAGAATAGGTCCGAGTCAAATAGCAATGATTCGAAGCACTTTACACTATTTTGGAAACCCAAGGACTCAATCGTATGGATATGTAAAATACAGGATTTCCAATCCTAGCAGGAAAAGGGGGAACGGATACTCAATTTCAAGTGAGTAAACAGAATTCCATACTAGATATCATAGATACATATAGAATTCTGTGGAAAGCCGTATTCGATGAAAGTCGTATGTACGGCTTGGAGGGAGATCTTTCATATCTTTCGAGATCCACCCTACAATATGGTGCCAAAAAGCCAAAATAAATGATTTTAGCCCTTATAAAAGTTCTAAAAAAACGGATTCCTCCTTTCACGCTCATGTCACGGCGAGGTACTGCAGAAGAAAAAACCGCAAAATCCGATCCAATTTATCGTAATCGATTAGTTAACATGTTGGTTAACCGTATTCTGAAACACGGAAAAAAATCATTGGCTTATCAAATTCTCTATCGAGCTATGAAAAATATTCAACAAAAGACAGAAACAAATCCACTATCTGTTTTACGTCAAGCAATACGTGGAGTAACTCCCGATATAGCAGTAAAAGCAAGACGCGTAGGCGGATCAACTCATCAAGTTCCCGTTGAAATAGGATCCGCACAAGGAAAAGCACTTGCCATTCGTTGGTTATTGGGGGCATCCCGAAAACGTCCGGGTCGAAATATGGCTTTCAAATTAAGTTCCGAATTAGTGGATGCTGCCAAAGGTAGTGGCGATGCCATACGCAAAAAGGAAGAGACTCATAGAATGGCAGAGGCAAATAGAGCTTTTGCACATTTTCGTTAATCCATGAACAGGATCTATATAGACACGTAGACCCATGAATCCATACATCTCGATCGAAAAAGAATCGAAATTGATGAATATATCTCTCGAAACAAACGAAAAACAAAACATAAATCATGGATCAATTAAGCCCTCTCGGGGACTTGCTTAAGAATGAGAAAGAGGAATCTTATGTAAATACCACAGAATAAGGTTTGGTCCTATTCATGGGGATTCTGTAACTATTCCATTCCAAAAAGATAAAAAAATTCGAAACAATTGGGATTTTTTGGAGATTGGATGCAGTTACTAATTCATGATCTGACATGTACAGAATGAAAACTTCATTCTCGATTCTACAAGAATTTTTATGAAAGCCTTTCATTTGCTTCTCTTCGATGGAAGTTTGATTTTCCCAGAATGTATCCTCATTTTTGGCCTAATTCTTCTTCTGATGATTGATTCAACCTCTGATCAAAAAGATATATCTTGGTTCTATTTTATCTCTTCAACAAGTTTAGTAATGAGCATAACGGCCCTATTGTTCCGATGGAGAGAAGAACCTATGATTGCCTTTTCGGGAAATTTACAAACGAACAATTTCAACGAAATCTTTCAATTTCTTATTTTACTATGTTCAACTCTATGTATTCCTCTATCCGTAGAGTACATTGAATGTACAGAAATGGCTATCACAGAGTTTCTCTTATTCATATTAACAACTACTCTAGGAGGAATGTTTTTATGCGGCGCTAACGATTTAATAACTATCTTTGTAGCTCTAGAATGTTTCAGTTTATGTTCCTATCTACTATCTGGATATACCAAGAAAGATGTACGGTCTAATGAGGCTACTACGAAATATTTACTCATGGGTGGGGCAAGCTCTTCTATTCTGGTTCATGGTTTCTCTTGGCTATATGGTTCATCCGGGGGAGAGATCGAGCTTCAAGAAATAGTGAATGGTCTTATCAATACACAAATGTATAACTCCCCAGGAATTTTAATTGCACTTTTATTCATCACTGTAGGAATTGGGTTCAAGCTTTCCCCAGCCCCTTCTCATCAATGGACTCCTGACGTATACGAAGGAGTGCGGTTCGTTCGATAAATTTCTATCTCTTTCTCTATTTCTGAGATGTTTGGATTTTTCAAAACTCCATGGACATGCAGAAGAGAAATGCTATTCCCACTCCGACCAAGACATAACTTTACTTGTTCAAATAACAATTAAGGTGAAGCAGAGTCAGGAACAACGAATCCCTTTATGATAAACAGATTCATTTTGCAAGTTCGTTATTACGGGTAGTTCCTACAAAGGATCGGACTAATGACGTATACAATACTTGAATTCTCGATGTAGATGCTACATAGTTGGTTCTCATCCTTCAGAGACTACGGGTATAATAGGAGCATCCGTCAACAAAAGGATCACCCTAAGATGATCATCTCGTGGCTATTGAGAACGAATCAAATCAGATGGTTCTATTTCTTATTCTTAATGTTTTCGATCTCGGTTCCGTAGGAACAAGTCATAGAGATTGAGAAAAATAGATCATTCACAACCACTGATGAAGGATTCCTCGAAAAGTTAAGGATTAGTAATCCTTTTGAAAATTCAAAATAGAAAGGATTCGGTCTTATACATACGCGAGGAAAGTAATCAAAAAAGAAAGAAGAACTCATCCTCTTTCTTTTATCACTTAGGAGCCGTGCGAGATGAAAGTCTCATGCACGGTTTTGAATGAGAGAAAGAAGTGAGGAATCCTCTTTTCGACTCTGACTCTCCCACTCCAGTCGTTGCTTTTCTTTCTGTTACTTCGAAAGTAGCTGCTTCAGCTTCAGCCACTCGAATTTTCGATATCCCTTTTTATTTCTCATCAAACGAATGGCATCTTCTTCTGGAAATCCTAGCTATTCTTAGCATGATATTGGGGAATCTGATTGCTATTACCCAAACAAGCATGAAACGTATGCTTGCGTATTCGTCCATAGGTCAAATCGGATATGTAATTATTGGAATAATTGTTGGAGACTCCAATGGTGGATATGCAAGCATGATAACTTATATGCTGTTCTATATCTCGATGAATCTAGGAACTTTTGCTTGCATTGTATCATTTGGTCTACGTACCGGAACTGATAACATTCGAGATTATGCAGGATTATACACGAAAGATCCTTATTTGGCTCTCTCTTTAGCCCTATGTCTCTTATCCTTAGGAGGTCTTCCTCCACTAGCAGGTTTTTTCGGAAAACTTCATTTATTCTGGTGTGGATGGCAGGCAGGCTTATATTTCTTGGTTTCAATAGGACTCCTTACAAGTGTTGTTTCTATCTACTATTATCTAAAAATAATCAAGTTATTAATGACTGGACGAAACCAAGAAATAACTCCTCACGTGCGAAATTATAGAAGGTCCCCTTTCAGATCAAACAATTCCATCGAATTCAGTATGATTGTATGTGTGATAGCATCTACTATACCAGGAATATCAATGAACCCTATTATTGAAATTGCTCAGGATACCCTTTTTTAGCTTCTAGAATCTATTTCTTAGTTCAACTCTTACCTTACTAACTGGAATCAAAGAATTAGTAGATATGCTCCGCCCAAAATGGCAATGGGCTAGGGTTATGAACTTAGAATCGAAAATCTGATGATCGAGTCGATTCCATGATTCTAAGTTCATTCTATACCGGACCCAACCGAAATGGGGTTATATACATTCTCATTATGAGAAGGGGTCATTCGAGCGTATCTAAATAGATACTATGTTTACATATAGATCTCTGCGTCCATTCTATTTAGGATTAGGAATAGGTGTAATCGAACCTGTTTTTCACATATCTCTCATTCTTTAGGACCCTATTCAATTCATCTCTTTGGGCTTCTATTGAATCGATAAATAGGTTGAATTAGTCCATTTTTTTTTTTGATAGAATATCTATCTATATCTATCTATATAGATAGATAAGATATCCTCTGGATAATTCAAATCGAACCAATTGGATGTCCGACTCGGACCTATATGACATGACCAATCAATAAAAAGACTCTAACACTCTACCTTTGTCATATATTCCATACATCAAACTAAATAGATATCATATTCATGGAATACGATTCACTTTCAAGATGCCTTGGTGGTGAAATGGTAGACACGCGAGACTCAAAATCTCGTGCTAAAGAGCGTGGAGGTTCGAGTCCTCTTCAAGGCATAATATTGAGATCTCTTATTGAATTGGAATAAGTTCGACAGCGAATCACGAAATCTTGGTGATCTTCTCTATCTAATGAATGGGTAATCTGTTTTGAAATCGTCCGCCCTGCACCCTACCCTCCCCGAGGAGTATATGCTTCAACAAGAATCACACAGGGGTAGATTGATACAATAAAAACCTCTGGGAAAATACCCACTCGTAGCCCAGCGGGCGGATAAAGTACATGAAATAGTTCGTTTTAGGAATTGGCGACTTACCCATTCAATGACTTTGGCACCGGACGTTCCCAAAATGGATAGTGTACTTTCGGGTCGGGTGAATTCAAAATATAGACGCCTGTTGGCATTCCAACCTTTCTTCTCCTTTCAGGGCCTATCCGAAAAAAAAAAAAAAAGAAAATTCAATACTTCTTGGTTGTGAATATCTGAATAGGACAAACCGCCCCGTGGATCTCTTTGCTTCGGAACAAAACAATTCGAATTAGGCTCGGTCAACTGGAATGTGTATTATCGATATAGGGGATCTTTCAATTGAGAAGATCCATCGACCTGAGACGAAGAGAAAGAAAGGTCTATCTATTTTTTTTTTTTGAGTGATTCAGTGAAACCAATGATTCGTTATTGGAGCAGATAGCAACAACTATCTCATCTGGGAAAAGCCATCTTTTTCTCAACAATGTCTTTGTCATTTGATCCAATAGCGCTTCGTTAGATAGGAACAGATTTGATAAATATTGATAACTCTCAGATAGAGTATTAGAAGGGAAAAATCCTTTAGATGATGAACTATTGATTCTAAGCCATCTCTGGCAATGAATCAACAATTCAAAATGCTTTTCTTGCGTATTCTTGATAAACCAGTGTTTATATATAGATGTAGGAAGATCTGTTTGGGAAGTAAGAAGTTCCCTTGACATCTCTTCATCTGTAAAGAATTGTCGATGTGAAAACACAGAGACAAAAGGCTGATCTTTGAATAGGAAAAAGAGTGGATCCGCGGGGTCCCAAATGAATTGGCTTATTCGAAAAAAGCCCTGTTCTTTGGAAGATCTATCTCGTGTCTGGTACTGCATGGTTCCACCCTGCAAGAACTCTGAATCATTCTCTTGAAGCTCATCCTCTTCATCATAAATGATCCGCTTGTCCCGAAATGACCTGGCCCAATAGGGAAATCCCAATGAATTGGGCCTTTCAATACAATCAAATAGAAAGCCCCAAGGGCGCCATATTCTAGGAGCCCAAACGATGTGATTGAAAAAATCCTCCTCTATCTGTTGCGGGTCGAGGACTCCTCCCCGTTCTTCAAACTCCGATTCATATTTTTCATAGAGAAATCTCTGATCAACGATAGAATAAGATCCATTTTGAATCCTATTTAAGGGATTCCTTGGTTCGGACCGAAGAAGCAATGTCACTCGATCCTTATCAAACTGACTGCAATCTTTTTCTGTACGTGAGGATCCCACCAGAGCGCCTTCTACTTCTAATAGGCCATGAACTAGATCAGAATTATTCTCAACGAGTCCATAAGATGTGATCCCATTTTTTTCATCAGGTCCGGGTAGAGACCAAAGGTCTTGAGCGACCGATCCGGCAGAACAACTCAAAAGGTAAAGAAGTATCGTTAATTTCTTCATACTCGTTCCAAGTTCGAAGTACCATTTGTACAAATAAGAATCCCCCCCGTCACATGATTTCTTCTTCATATAGATAGAGATAGGATCTATGGAGCAATTACTTAGAAGTACATTTTGTGAAACAGCCCTTCCTATCTGATAGAAAAGGATCCCATGATCCTGAACCGATCTTACCTGAGATCGGAAATCCCAAGTTTGTCTATGAAGAACAGAGCTAATTATATTAGTGTCTATGATGGATTTTTTTTGTATAATACTAATCGATAGGGCCTCATTGTTAAGTGCTACAAGATCTCGTACATTTGAACCCATCGTTGTGGACCCGAATCCATTAGTATGGGACATTTTCTTTTCCAAGTGAAATCCCCTAGTATATGAAAGAGTGAAAAAGTGTTTTCGTTGTTGTGGAATAAGAAGCCTTCGTATCTTAATGCATGTATTGAATTGATTCGGAGCTATTAGAGCTGGATCTACTTTTTGGGGAATATGAGTCGAAGCAATAACAAGAATATTTCTAGTGGAACATCTTTCACAATCCCTGGAGAGATAGTTCACTAAAAGACCGAGGGATAAGTAATTCGACTCATTCACATCCAGATCATGAATGTTAGGAATCCATATTATGCAAGGAGACATTGCTTTTGCTAATTCGAAGTGAAAGGTGATATAAAATCGGTCTATTTCTGGCATCATATCCATAGTTAGCGTATTCATCATAGTTAGAAGCTCCAGCTCTATATCAAGGTCACGGTCGATATCGTCACTATCGTCACTATCATCAATATCGTCACTATCATCAATAAGAAAACCCTTAGGCTTGTTATCCAGGAACTTGTTCAGAAATACTGTAATGAAAGGAACATAGGAGTTTTTCGCTAGGTATTTGACCAAATAGGATCGTCCAGTTCCTATAGAACCTATCACTAAAATACCCCTACTAGGGGGAGGTAGGGCTAAGCGGAGCGAAAAGGGTTTTCCATGAGATGGGAAATGAAAACTATTAGCCCCCCACAAGGTTTGTGAATAAGTAATTGTCTGATAATTAGCAAGGAATATATGTCTTTCTACTAAACAGGATGTATTGAATTCATAAATCATTAGATACTTTTTATGAATGTCAACTAAGTATCGTAAGTAAATTGCTCCCGGTTGTTCACTTATTTGATAACCAGAGTTATTCTTTGATAAAAGATCACTATGAGTAAGACTCAATAGAATTTGATCAATCCTTTTTTCTGTTGTTAAGGTAGAAAACTGAACCAAGAATTCTTTTTCTTTATCATCAATCGAATCAGTGTTCGAGACCCAGGATTCTATTTGATCATCAATCCAATCACCATTCACGTTTTTTATTTTTCTTATCAAGGAATAGATTGCTTTACTTGGATGACTTAGATGTCTCGTATTTCTCGAAAAAGCGATTCGATTGATGGGATTTGGTATAATACTTATGAGATCGATGAGATTCCAAGATTTATTCTTAGAACGTATGGATTTGACCCCATAAGCGGGACCACCACCCCATAGCATGTTGCCACCAAAAGCAAAACTCCGTATTTCTTCTAGAGAATCTCCTAATTGTTCCAGAGCAACTAGAAAGAGATTCTTTAACCAGAAAGAATTCAGTTCAGATGTAGGATACCTATCCAGAAGTTTTCGCAACTCAATCATGTATGATGGAATCATCAAAGATTTTACCTTTTCGAACTCTGTCTGTAACTCACTATAGACTCGAGAAACAAAGAGAAGATGTGTACGAACGAGATATCCAGCAACAAGGAGAAGGAAAAGGATTGAATAGAAGAACTCCTGAACATTTAGCGATCTCAGATGTGTCGATATCAATAGTAACTCATTATTTCGATGAGTCATTTCTTCGGACAGAAGAAGATTATGGAAACAATTACCCGGAATCTCACTTATCAGATTCCATTGTGGAAGACACAATGGAATCTGACGAATTCGCCATAATATATCTGACCCATGCATAATATCATGAAAAATGGATACAAATTTTTGGCTGCTACTTAGTATCGGCAATAGGTCTGAAAAAGTATCTAAAAATATGAAATTTAGATATT encodes:
- the ndhB gene encoding NADH dehydrogenase subunit 2 yields the protein MKAFHLLLFDGSLIFPECILIFGLILLLMIDSTSDQKDISWFYFISSTSLVMSITALLFRWREEPMIAFSGNLQTNNFNEIFQFLILLCSTLCIPLSVEYIECTEMAITEFLLFILTTTLGGMFLCGANDLITIFVALECFSLCSYLLSGYTKKDVRSNEATTKYLLMGGASSSILVHGFSWLYGSSGGEIELQEIVNGLINTQMYNSPGILIALLFITVGIGFKLSPAPSHQWTPDVYEGSPTPVVAFLSVTSKVAASASATRIFDIPFYFSSNEWHLLLEILAILSMILGNLIAITQTSMKRMLAYSSIGQIGYVIIGIIVGDSNGGYASMITYMLFYISMNLGTFACIVSFGLRTGTDNIRDYAGLYTKDPYLALSLALCLLSLGGLPPLAGFFGKLHLFWCGWQAGLYFLVSIGLLTSVVSIYYYLKIIKLLMTGRNQEITPHVRNYRRSPFRSNNSIEFSMIVCVIASTIPGISMNPIIEIAQDTLF
- the rps7 gene encoding ribosomal protein S7 gives rise to the protein MSRRGTAEEKTAKSDPIYRNRLVNMLVNRILKHGKKSLAYQILYRAMKNIQQKTETNPLSVLRQAIRGVTPDIAVKARRVGGSTHQVPVEIGSAQGKALAIRWLLGASRKRPGRNMAFKLSSELVDAAKGSGDAIRKKEETHRMAEANRAFAHFR
- the rps12 gene encoding ribosomal protein S12, whose translation is MPTMKQLIRNTRQPIRNVTKSPALQGCPQRRGTCTRVYTITPKKPNSALRKVARVRLTSGFEITAYIPGIGHNLQEHSVVLVRGGRVKDLPGVRYHIVRGTLDAVGVKDRQQGRSKYGAKKPK